A part of Ancylothrix sp. D3o genomic DNA contains:
- a CDS encoding DUF3696 domain-containing protein, whose amino-acid sequence MPFKILLVTVGKAFIPIVKAIQSVQPERVIFYCTENFKDQIIGEGQPCTVQVGNQIKRYPNIPTLAQLGNRFQQNRDLKIISNPDDLADCYQFVANTIRQLQESYPDCNIFADYTGGTKTMSLGLALACLESGVSLQVNSPVTLSTVSHPSLQLPRLNNIKTQLIPKTITNSITAFRVGRFKAFSDIQYIPIRPITLIYGANSSGKSSILHSILLTHHAIKNKGELDIYSTEAGGDSVDLGGFNQYVHKRDRFSQVQWAIDLNPKHLNLPDQGLADLLKEIKSLSVGVGIGSASSRDGKVSVRSFYLEAEGEEILSMSSRSKGMQLDRLNSKNPIIRKLIEAIIEPPPYSLQMSPQIENAIDELVPKIIGKISGLFPETLHIEEEIELTSELNFTPDPTNPKQIVRFLFPYRLNQLIHAIAGNIEQNMGRLHYLGPFRTYPPRHFAFSRQQDENWDSGGGYAWDILLNRADVREQVNHWLGDKKRMNTPYEITVRNLLPDSQLANELYPQLLKTLQELTTKLILHAANWGDGIQEQLERMIQDFTDAGISSDNLSNILPEVDLLVSMMLDPEQISEEWIEDITKKGDRISDLVLIDKRTKTQVTHRDVGIGVSQVIPILVSCYGLSDALVAIEQPEIHLHPKLQAELGDVFIQSALGQQKNLFILETHSEHLLLRIMRRMRETFYDELPEGCPPVKPDDVSILFVDPDAKGSIVMEMPLNKKGELKKAWPGGFFEEGLEEVFG is encoded by the coding sequence ATGCCTTTTAAAATTTTATTAGTAACGGTTGGGAAAGCTTTTATTCCTATCGTTAAAGCTATTCAAAGTGTCCAACCTGAGCGAGTCATCTTCTATTGTACTGAAAACTTCAAAGACCAAATTATCGGTGAAGGACAACCCTGTACTGTTCAAGTTGGCAATCAAATTAAAAGATATCCTAATATTCCAACCTTAGCTCAATTAGGAAATCGCTTTCAACAGAACCGAGACTTAAAAATAATTTCTAATCCTGATGATTTAGCCGACTGTTATCAATTCGTCGCTAATACCATTCGCCAACTCCAAGAATCCTACCCCGATTGTAATATTTTTGCCGACTATACAGGTGGCACAAAAACTATGTCATTAGGTCTGGCGTTAGCTTGCTTAGAATCAGGGGTTTCTTTACAAGTTAATAGTCCAGTAACTTTATCAACTGTTAGTCATCCCAGCCTACAATTGCCGAGATTAAATAATATTAAAACCCAATTAATACCCAAAACTATTACAAATAGTATTACTGCCTTTCGAGTGGGTAGATTTAAAGCGTTTTCAGATATTCAATATATTCCCATTCGCCCGATCACCTTAATTTATGGTGCAAATAGTTCAGGGAAATCGAGTATTTTACATAGTATTCTTCTGACCCATCATGCCATTAAAAATAAAGGAGAACTCGATATTTATAGTACCGAAGCAGGGGGAGACTCGGTTGATTTAGGAGGGTTTAATCAATATGTTCATAAACGCGATCGCTTTTCTCAAGTTCAATGGGCAATTGATTTAAACCCCAAACACCTTAATTTACCGGATCAAGGGTTAGCAGACTTACTAAAAGAGATTAAATCCCTAAGTGTTGGAGTCGGAATTGGAAGCGCTTCTTCCCGTGATGGAAAGGTGAGTGTGCGTTCTTTTTACCTAGAAGCAGAGGGGGAAGAAATTCTCTCCATGAGTTCTCGTTCAAAAGGAATGCAATTAGATCGCCTCAACTCTAAAAATCCCATAATTCGTAAACTGATTGAAGCGATTATTGAACCACCCCCCTATTCTTTGCAAATGAGTCCACAAATTGAAAATGCTATCGATGAATTAGTCCCTAAAATTATTGGTAAAATCTCCGGTTTATTTCCCGAAACTCTACACATTGAGGAGGAGATTGAGCTTACCTCAGAGCTTAATTTTACTCCAGATCCCACTAACCCAAAACAAATCGTTCGTTTCTTATTTCCCTATCGACTCAATCAATTGATTCATGCGATCGCTGGTAATATTGAACAAAATATGGGAAGATTACATTACTTAGGGCCATTCCGTACCTATCCTCCTCGTCATTTTGCCTTCTCTCGCCAACAGGATGAAAATTGGGATTCTGGTGGAGGATATGCTTGGGATATTCTATTAAATCGTGCAGATGTTCGAGAGCAAGTCAATCATTGGTTAGGGGATAAAAAACGAATGAATACCCCCTATGAAATTACGGTTAGAAATTTATTACCAGATTCTCAATTAGCCAATGAACTCTACCCGCAACTCCTGAAAACATTACAAGAGTTAACCACAAAACTGATTCTTCATGCAGCAAACTGGGGAGATGGAATTCAGGAACAATTAGAACGAATGATTCAAGATTTTACTGACGCTGGAATTAGTTCAGATAATCTTTCAAATATACTTCCTGAAGTTGATCTATTGGTTTCTATGATGCTTGATCCTGAACAAATTTCTGAAGAATGGATTGAAGATATTACTAAAAAAGGCGATCGCATTTCTGATCTCGTCTTAATTGATAAACGAACTAAAACCCAAGTTACCCATCGAGATGTGGGAATTGGAGTTAGTCAAGTTATTCCAATTTTAGTATCTTGTTATGGTCTATCAGATGCTTTAGTTGCTATTGAACAGCCTGAAATTCACTTGCATCCTAAACTGCAAGCAGAATTAGGAGATGTATTTATTCAATCTGCATTAGGACAACAAAAAAATCTATTTATCCTAGAAACCCATAGCGAACATTTACTCTTGCGAATCATGCGACGAATGCGCGAAACCTTCTACGATGAACTTCCTGAAGGTTGTCCGCCTGTTAAACCAGATGATGTTTCGATTCTGTTTGTTGATCCTGACGCAAAAGGTAGTATTGTTATGGAAATGCCTTTAAATAAAAAAGGCGAATTGAAGAAAGCATGGCCAGGTGGCTTTTTTGAAGAAGGATTAGAGGAGGTTTTTGGATAA
- a CDS encoding restriction endonuclease subunit S: MDWLKVHLSKIATVNMGQSPPTNSYNDVGKGLPLFQGKLEFGAIHPTPIKWCTEPRKIAQKNDILMSVRAPIGQTNIADQICCIGGGLAAIRAKKEIAEQKYLYWLFKFIEPSISDLGQGSAFKAINRSHIESISIPLPTLSEQHRIVEILDQADALRRKRLEADQIIDRILPSLFIKMFGDPATWDVSNTKPLGELINIQGGGTPSNKNLKYWEGNTPWVSLKDMKQDIIYDSIEHISDLAIKETNLKYIESGAILILVRGMILAHTIPIAIAGTRLTINEDMKAISPKGKEIDSTYLQAALKASSKIILAQVGTAGHGYRKLDTQSLLNLPIFIPSQQELNRFQLSSSYSHQLRSKFAEVKIKLEILFQTLQNRAFSGELTAKWREDHFKELLQEMEHQAKLLDNN; this comes from the coding sequence ATGGATTGGCTAAAAGTTCATCTTTCTAAGATTGCAACTGTAAATATGGGACAATCTCCACCCACTAATTCGTATAATGACGTGGGAAAAGGTTTACCTCTTTTTCAAGGTAAACTAGAATTCGGAGCTATTCATCCTACTCCTATTAAGTGGTGTACTGAACCAAGGAAAATTGCTCAAAAAAATGATATTTTAATGTCTGTTCGCGCTCCTATAGGGCAAACTAATATAGCTGATCAAATTTGTTGTATAGGTGGTGGGTTAGCAGCAATTAGGGCTAAAAAAGAAATTGCTGAACAAAAGTATCTTTATTGGTTATTCAAATTTATAGAGCCTTCTATTTCTGATTTAGGTCAAGGAAGCGCCTTTAAAGCAATTAATCGTTCTCATATTGAATCTATCTCTATACCTCTCCCAACCCTATCAGAACAACACCGAATTGTTGAAATCCTTGATCAAGCGGATGCGTTGCGACGGAAGCGGTTAGAAGCAGATCAAATTATCGATCGCATTTTACCTAGCCTCTTTATTAAAATGTTTGGTGATCCTGCAACCTGGGATGTATCAAATACGAAGCCTTTAGGAGAATTAATTAATATTCAAGGAGGTGGTACTCCCTCAAATAAAAATTTAAAATACTGGGAAGGAAATACCCCTTGGGTATCTCTAAAAGACATGAAGCAAGATATAATTTATGATTCTATTGAACACATTTCAGACTTAGCCATAAAAGAAACAAATTTAAAATATATAGAATCTGGAGCAATATTAATTCTAGTAAGGGGAATGATTTTAGCCCATACAATTCCTATTGCGATAGCTGGAACACGACTAACGATAAATGAGGATATGAAAGCTATTTCTCCTAAAGGTAAAGAGATTGACTCAACTTACTTGCAAGCTGCACTCAAAGCATCCAGCAAAATTATTTTAGCTCAAGTGGGAACCGCAGGTCACGGATACCGAAAATTGGATACACAATCTTTACTGAATCTACCAATTTTTATTCCATCTCAACAAGAATTAAATCGATTTCAACTATCATCTTCCTATAGTCATCAACTGCGCTCAAAATTTGCTGAAGTAAAAATAAAACTAGAAATCCTATTTCAAACTCTCCAAAATCGGGCTTTTTCTGGCGAACTCACAGCTAAATGGAGAGAAGATCATTTTAAAGAATTGTTACAAGAGATGGAACATCAAGCCAAACTATTGGATAATAATTAA
- a CDS encoding N-6 DNA methylase, protein MDIDLRRKLDRITDTLGVGGVTNPITYIEQISYLIYLKLLDEEESQRELRARLIGEQENIRLLFPQQTERYRWSKWRFKSGIDLRDFIRDEVFPYMANSLIKDEPKVAEYFRDAVLEISDPNVLKTVVDELDTLELNKLGQDIKGDIYEYLLTHLGQSALNGQFRTPKQIRWFMVEMVDPDLGDTICDLAMGTGGFLIESLNYILAKYSESPHEIPIYGEDWLEKQGKSVETAKQENPNLQTYYKGNGDKLTDWNLLEASIYGFDVSRQMLRIAVMNLVLHGVRNAQVKLANILSNLGGLNEEDLQRRYKVLLANPPFVGTLSKDSIREDLPTHSKKSELLFLAAMMKCLAEGGRCAVVVPEGLLVGLTQAHIDLRKQLLTDFELLAVVSLPVGVFKPYTGVKTAVLVFRKPVDISEQSLMKKDSENRVQQVWFYEVKNDGFDPDKIRGSGRPETPKLNDIPQLLCDWKSYKESRFKNPPGVKAGTLLAAGAVEPRCWWVDLETIAENGYNLAAGRYKPQVAETVSNEEPAELIRELLQIEQEINTGLERLLKEVES, encoded by the coding sequence GTGGATATTGACTTACGGCGTAAATTAGATCGAATTACGGATACACTTGGGGTAGGAGGCGTTACCAATCCTATTACTTATATTGAGCAAATTTCCTATTTAATTTATTTGAAACTATTAGATGAGGAAGAATCTCAACGGGAACTTCGCGCTCGTTTAATCGGAGAACAAGAAAATATTCGTTTATTATTTCCGCAACAGACAGAACGCTATCGTTGGTCAAAATGGCGGTTTAAAAGTGGAATTGATTTGAGAGACTTTATCCGAGATGAAGTTTTTCCTTATATGGCAAATTCTTTAATAAAAGATGAGCCAAAAGTTGCTGAATACTTTAGAGATGCTGTGTTAGAAATTTCCGATCCTAATGTCTTAAAAACTGTTGTTGATGAACTAGATACTTTAGAACTAAATAAATTAGGGCAGGATATCAAAGGAGATATTTATGAATATTTGCTCACCCATTTAGGACAATCAGCTTTAAACGGACAATTCCGTACCCCTAAACAAATTCGATGGTTTATGGTGGAAATGGTTGATCCAGATTTAGGGGATACGATTTGCGATTTAGCAATGGGAACAGGAGGTTTTTTGATTGAGAGTTTGAATTATATTTTAGCTAAATACAGTGAAAGTCCGCATGAAATTCCTATTTATGGAGAAGACTGGTTAGAAAAGCAGGGAAAATCAGTAGAAACCGCTAAACAAGAAAATCCCAATTTACAAACCTATTATAAAGGTAATGGAGATAAACTGACCGACTGGAATTTACTAGAAGCTTCAATTTATGGGTTTGATGTATCCCGTCAAATGTTAAGAATTGCAGTAATGAATTTAGTCTTGCATGGAGTGAGAAATGCTCAGGTTAAATTAGCGAATATATTATCAAATTTAGGCGGGTTAAATGAAGAAGATTTACAACGACGTTATAAAGTTTTATTAGCTAATCCTCCTTTTGTTGGAACGTTATCTAAAGATTCCATCCGAGAAGATTTACCCACCCATTCTAAAAAAAGTGAACTGCTATTTTTAGCAGCGATGATGAAATGTTTAGCGGAGGGGGGACGTTGTGCCGTTGTTGTTCCAGAGGGGTTATTAGTTGGCTTAACACAAGCGCATATTGACTTAAGAAAACAACTTTTAACAGATTTTGAACTCTTAGCCGTTGTTTCTCTTCCTGTGGGAGTTTTTAAACCTTACACAGGGGTAAAAACAGCCGTGTTAGTATTCCGTAAACCTGTTGATATCTCCGAACAATCCTTAATGAAGAAAGACAGTGAAAATCGAGTTCAACAGGTTTGGTTTTACGAGGTAAAAAACGATGGTTTTGATCCTGATAAAATTAGAGGAAGCGGAAGACCGGAAACCCCAAAACTTAATGATATTCCTCAATTATTGTGCGATTGGAAAAGTTATAAAGAGTCAAGATTTAAGAATCCACCAGGGGTAAAAGCCGGAACTTTATTAGCAGCAGGAGCAGTTGAACCTCGTTGTTGGTGGGTTGATTTAGAAACAATTGCAGAGAATGGTTATAATTTAGCAGCAGGACGTTATAAGCCCCAAGTGGCAGAAACGGTATCGAATGAAGAGCCTGCGGAATTAATTAGGGAATTATTGCAGATTGAACAAGAGATAAATACCGGGTTAGAGCGGTTATTAAAGGAGGTTGAAAGTTAA
- a CDS encoding AAA domain-containing protein, with the protein MTNSNSASTDWGYRYIAAASDRFICQIEGSDALNAYPEFRDRYIRADELISELLGSEPCLFYIRRQGEAKQPESEIWELTIATDRDNFQLPIKLQERQQTLQFWASVRKDGMGCLSLNRINLVDLEQGNIDAFSSALLIRLVPSFFHDIRIPQEAFARIATMPVCGAHVPSTEQIRAWGQYLGIQRRTAEKRQFCVPFVSHNYQVSRQGITFTLNVDLATSNGSVSLTPEEFWQRAGWARNGFVKLFENSADVANRRRGQELGDIETVEKSKNQIKIQLNSNLVDSLSSGNLELPTTGFLFFEDVGSLTQIRWQEQALGNLREGHTQNLYLGEFFFDAAKARPIPATSPLSKTDLLLSEANKTQIAAVEAVLAAEDLILIQGPPGTGKTTVIAEICYQVARRGGRTLVVSQANLAVDNALSRLAHHPVLRPLREGDARTRVGREGEPFLAHRVIDRWLENTAADCENRLSEPRQIVKSIGKLLTSRERFATYIQIEENFPLEQQQLLNNQADLELVCQEQRSAYQQAAHNLLPWETLGNDLSNLIESASSANWEDPNIKELVESLTPYLTTNDEIHHLYLNVERCQQMSAELALTVPPYPPLGLAFWFRDVMSEKIQTSLTCVNDSVAAMSAIERQREWQLLSDIVMELDKLLSENHRGLKGYINKTIDYFFNLLKRVKSSHTQAKKHRLIREKYAILQEQHTNFALDKAYQKLHHLTELLDIPQTWQVIAQQYLTQPHNPLNQAITLEKEVRSWQSKIEKFLNFCLLLEPLAILNNVNDRFYSQFNPLKQEVESLLSELRKNENKLNGATVQLQIKSEHLAAERSWWQSVWSTIPERLKRDISFTEDIFAPKLLKNVSLYLDSWQKELAEAEAYLNRYEAIMQKWIDRLLDPSDTDLEAISKKYLENVNVVGTTCMKAAKWSFSQKFSKFDVVIIDEVSKSTPPELLIPALKGKKVVMIGDYRQLPPILDEENLDELAEELSVPREKVQFLENSWFKQQFEAATSVQKGITQKLNIQYRMHPQIMEAINQFYDEGDGGLSCGLADPDNQRAHNLGGKLIREDQHIIWVKIPSNKNFREEQSGTSYQNNNEVAIIEKLCEQMNKAWAAKVANGEPKKEIGIITFYGAQLGLIDERISRTNRFPNLDIRTGTVDRFQGMEKSVVIVSMVRNNHRRIVGFAKTPERVNVAFSRAKELLIIVGCHDLFTSIPIYQEVSKVVERYRGFIDVSSIL; encoded by the coding sequence ATGACAAACAGTAATAGTGCATCCACAGATTGGGGATATAGATACATAGCGGCAGCAAGCGATCGCTTTATTTGCCAGATCGAAGGATCAGATGCACTTAACGCCTATCCTGAGTTTAGAGATCGGTATATTCGTGCTGATGAGTTAATCTCGGAGCTTTTAGGGTCAGAGCCTTGTCTGTTCTATATTCGTAGACAGGGAGAAGCGAAACAACCTGAATCCGAAATTTGGGAGCTAACTATAGCAACAGATCGCGATAATTTTCAACTGCCCATCAAACTACAAGAACGCCAGCAAACTTTGCAGTTTTGGGCAAGTGTGCGTAAAGATGGTATGGGCTGTTTGAGTTTAAATAGAATTAATTTAGTAGACTTAGAACAAGGAAATATAGATGCTTTTTCTTCAGCTTTGCTTATTCGTTTAGTACCCTCTTTTTTCCACGATATTAGGATTCCGCAAGAAGCATTTGCACGCATAGCTACAATGCCAGTCTGCGGCGCTCATGTACCTAGTACAGAGCAGATAAGAGCATGGGGACAGTATTTGGGGATTCAACGCCGGACAGCCGAGAAGCGCCAATTTTGCGTACCTTTTGTCAGCCACAACTATCAAGTATCCAGACAAGGTATCACTTTTACCCTTAATGTTGACTTAGCAACGAGTAATGGTTCAGTGTCACTGACTCCAGAGGAGTTTTGGCAAAGAGCAGGATGGGCTAGAAACGGATTTGTTAAGTTGTTTGAAAACTCTGCCGACGTAGCAAATCGTCGTCGAGGTCAAGAATTAGGAGATATAGAAACCGTCGAAAAAAGTAAAAATCAGATAAAAATCCAGCTAAATAGCAATCTAGTTGATTCCCTGAGCAGCGGTAACTTAGAACTACCCACCACAGGATTTTTATTTTTTGAAGACGTTGGCAGTCTTACTCAAATACGTTGGCAAGAACAAGCCTTGGGAAACTTGAGGGAAGGCCACACCCAGAATCTTTATTTAGGCGAGTTTTTCTTTGATGCTGCTAAAGCAAGGCCGATACCTGCAACTTCCCCACTTTCAAAAACAGATTTGTTGCTGTCGGAGGCTAATAAAACTCAAATAGCAGCAGTGGAAGCCGTACTAGCTGCTGAGGACTTGATTTTAATTCAAGGCCCACCAGGAACAGGCAAAACTACAGTGATTGCTGAAATCTGTTATCAAGTTGCTCGTCGGGGTGGTCGCACGCTGGTTGTATCTCAAGCTAACCTCGCAGTAGACAATGCCCTCAGTCGATTAGCTCACCACCCGGTACTTCGTCCACTGCGAGAGGGAGATGCCCGCACCAGAGTTGGTAGAGAAGGAGAACCTTTTTTAGCCCACAGGGTAATAGACAGGTGGTTGGAAAATACTGCTGCTGACTGTGAAAACCGCTTATCTGAACCGCGCCAAATTGTCAAAAGTATAGGAAAATTGCTAACATCGCGAGAGCGATTTGCTACCTATATTCAAATAGAAGAAAACTTCCCACTAGAACAGCAGCAACTACTAAACAATCAAGCTGATTTAGAGTTAGTCTGCCAAGAACAAAGAAGTGCTTATCAGCAAGCTGCTCATAATCTTCTCCCCTGGGAAACTCTTGGCAATGATTTAAGCAATCTGATTGAATCAGCCTCTTCAGCAAATTGGGAAGATCCCAATATTAAAGAGTTAGTGGAAAGTTTAACTCCTTACCTTACTACAAATGATGAAATTCATCACTTGTATCTAAATGTTGAGCGCTGTCAACAAATGTCTGCCGAACTCGCTCTTACTGTTCCGCCCTATCCGCCCTTGGGTTTGGCATTCTGGTTCCGCGATGTTATGTCTGAAAAAATTCAGACATCGCTCACTTGTGTAAATGATTCAGTCGCCGCTATGAGCGCAATTGAAAGGCAACGCGAATGGCAATTATTATCTGATATTGTTATGGAATTAGATAAGTTGCTAAGTGAAAATCACCGAGGGTTGAAGGGTTATATCAACAAAACAATTGATTATTTTTTTAATCTCTTAAAAAGAGTAAAAAGCTCACATACACAGGCTAAAAAACACAGGTTAATTAGAGAAAAATATGCAATTCTCCAAGAGCAGCATACTAACTTTGCCCTTGATAAAGCTTACCAAAAATTACATCACCTGACTGAATTATTAGACATCCCCCAAACCTGGCAAGTTATAGCTCAACAATATCTTACTCAGCCCCATAATCCTCTTAATCAAGCTATAACCTTAGAAAAAGAAGTGCGTTCTTGGCAAAGCAAGATTGAGAAATTCTTGAACTTTTGTTTATTATTAGAACCTCTCGCAATTCTTAACAATGTCAATGACAGATTTTATAGCCAATTTAACCCTCTCAAACAAGAGGTAGAAAGTTTATTAAGTGAACTTAGAAAAAATGAAAATAAACTCAACGGAGCAACGGTACAGTTACAAATAAAATCCGAACATTTGGCAGCAGAACGGAGTTGGTGGCAATCAGTATGGTCAACAATTCCCGAACGCCTAAAACGAGATATTTCTTTTACAGAAGATATATTCGCTCCAAAATTATTAAAAAATGTTTCACTTTATTTGGATTCATGGCAAAAAGAGCTTGCTGAGGCAGAGGCTTACCTTAACCGATACGAGGCTATCATGCAAAAGTGGATTGATAGGTTACTCGATCCATCAGACACAGACCTCGAAGCAATCAGCAAAAAATATTTAGAGAATGTTAATGTTGTTGGTACTACCTGTATGAAAGCAGCCAAATGGAGTTTTTCTCAAAAATTTAGCAAATTTGATGTTGTGATTATTGATGAAGTGAGTAAAAGCACTCCTCCAGAATTGCTGATTCCGGCACTGAAAGGCAAAAAAGTTGTGATGATTGGTGACTATCGCCAGTTACCACCTATTCTTGATGAAGAAAATTTAGATGAACTAGCTGAAGAACTTTCAGTTCCTAGAGAAAAAGTACAATTTTTAGAAAACTCTTGGTTTAAGCAGCAATTTGAAGCAGCGACGAGTGTGCAAAAAGGGATCACCCAAAAGTTGAATATCCAGTACCGTATGCACCCTCAAATTATGGAGGCCATCAACCAGTTTTATGACGAGGGTGATGGGGGTTTAAGCTGCGGACTTGCAGATCCTGACAATCAACGAGCGCATAATTTAGGAGGTAAACTTATTCGGGAAGATCAGCATATAATCTGGGTCAAAATACCCTCTAATAAGAATTTTAGAGAAGAACAATCAGGAACTTCTTATCAAAATAATAACGAAGTTGCTATCATAGAAAAATTGTGTGAACAGATGAACAAAGCCTGGGCTGCGAAAGTGGCCAACGGTGAACCCAAAAAAGAGATAGGCATCATCACTTTCTATGGTGCTCAGTTGGGACTCATTGATGAGCGCATCTCTCGTACTAATCGTTTTCCTAACCTTGACATTCGCACTGGCACAGTCGATCGATTTCAAGGAATGGAAAAATCTGTTGTCATCGTTAGTATGGTTCGCAATAACCACCGAAGAATAGTTGGATTTGCTAAAACACCAGAGCGTGTTAATGTAGCCTTTTCTAGGGCAAAAGAATTACTGATAATTGTGGGATGTCACGACCTTTTTACAAGCATCCCCATCTACCAAGAAGTTTCAAAAGTTGTCGAGCGTTATAGAGGTTTTATAGATGTCTCCAGCATTCTCTGA
- a CDS encoding lysozyme inhibitor LprI family protein, whose protein sequence is MKLIIMATLVILPVALYPNPVKAEQCDGSTAEMVACGQRLFNKADARLNAVWQSLPKNKQNTLRDAQLKWIEYKERKCKAEASAIAEGGTMKPLIELGCLIGETEKRTAELEAFL, encoded by the coding sequence ATGAAACTAATTATTATGGCTACATTAGTAATTCTACCGGTAGCCTTATATCCTAATCCAGTAAAGGCGGAGCAATGCGATGGTTCAACGGCAGAGATGGTTGCTTGCGGTCAAAGATTGTTTAATAAAGCCGATGCAAGGCTCAACGCAGTTTGGCAAAGTTTACCTAAAAATAAGCAAAATACTCTTCGAGATGCACAACTAAAATGGATTGAGTACAAAGAGCGGAAATGCAAGGCTGAAGCAAGTGCGATTGCTGAAGGTGGAACTATGAAACCTTTAATTGAATTAGGATGCCTGATTGGGGAAACCGAGAAAAGAACAGCTGAATTAGAAGCATTTTTATAA
- a CDS encoding LppP/LprE family lipoprotein codes for MKTQLFSRISLVLALSLLALPTTVLSQTSSWLDQQVPMNWNRPGVSVPNAPKSDAMNMGRCQQQIRNPSNPEERAVRAAGWTLYNVRGETLSVEGVSLVQGLTGFDGMCRPMGYQGFVFVRGVFAGTISPKSMSARGDGALIQTNIEGASVFNSQFARYSRQDALCCPSRTSKVNYRIDFQNGKPLLIPIKVTTYPNRS; via the coding sequence ATGAAAACTCAACTCTTCTCACGAATTAGCTTAGTGCTGGCACTTTCTCTATTAGCGTTACCTACAACTGTCTTGAGCCAAACATCTAGCTGGCTCGACCAACAAGTGCCGATGAATTGGAATCGACCAGGAGTTTCTGTGCCGAATGCTCCAAAGAGCGATGCGATGAATATGGGGCGTTGCCAGCAGCAAATTCGCAACCCTTCTAACCCAGAAGAGCGAGCCGTGAGAGCGGCAGGATGGACTTTGTATAATGTGCGTGGCGAGACCTTAAGTGTTGAGGGAGTGTCGCTCGTTCAAGGGCTGACAGGGTTTGATGGAATGTGCCGGCCTATGGGCTATCAAGGATTTGTTTTCGTAAGGGGTGTCTTTGCAGGGACAATTTCCCCCAAGTCAATGAGTGCTAGAGGCGATGGCGCTTTGATTCAAACCAATATTGAAGGAGCTTCTGTGTTTAATTCTCAGTTTGCTCGCTATAGCAGACAAGATGCCCTCTGCTGTCCTTCAAGAACGAGCAAAGTTAATTACCGAATAGATTTTCAAAACGGCAAACCTCTCCTCATACCCATTAAGGTAACAACTTACCCAAACCGCAGCTAG